The following proteins come from a genomic window of Streptomyces sp. NBC_00539:
- the grpE gene encoding nucleotide exchange factor GrpE, protein MSEETKGFDEEPEVPTGAGADDAAAEPKAADSSKEDEAAPAGDAAAEALGKESALLAQLDQARTALGERTADLQRLQAEYQNYRRRVERDRIAVKEIAVASLLTELLPTLDDIGRAREHGELVGGFKSVAESLETAAAKMGLQQFGKEGEPFDPTVHEALMHSYAPDVTETTCVAILQPGYRIGERTIRPARVAVAEPQPGAAPAAKSESADGDTPSDKDTDAPDKG, encoded by the coding sequence ATGTCGGAGGAGACCAAGGGTTTCGACGAGGAGCCCGAAGTCCCCACCGGTGCCGGCGCGGACGACGCGGCAGCCGAGCCGAAGGCCGCCGACTCCTCCAAGGAGGACGAGGCGGCCCCGGCCGGGGACGCAGCAGCCGAGGCCCTCGGCAAGGAGAGCGCCCTCCTGGCGCAGCTGGACCAGGCCCGCACCGCGCTCGGTGAGCGCACCGCTGACCTCCAGCGGCTCCAGGCGGAGTACCAGAACTACCGCCGGCGGGTGGAGCGGGACCGGATCGCCGTCAAGGAGATCGCGGTCGCGTCCCTCCTGACGGAGCTGCTCCCGACGCTGGACGACATCGGCCGGGCGCGGGAGCACGGCGAGCTGGTCGGCGGCTTCAAGTCGGTGGCCGAATCGCTGGAGACGGCGGCCGCCAAGATGGGGCTGCAGCAGTTCGGCAAGGAGGGCGAGCCCTTCGACCCGACCGTCCACGAGGCCCTGATGCACTCGTACGCGCCGGACGTCACCGAGACGACCTGCGTGGCGATCCTGCAGCCGGGCTACCGGATCGGCGAGCGCACCATCCGTCCCGCCCGGGTCGCGGTGGCCGAGCCCCAGCCGGGCGCGGCTCCCGCCGCGAAGTCCGAGTCCGCGGACGGCGACACGCCGTCTGACAAGGACACGGATGCCCCGGACAAGGGCTGA
- the dnaJ gene encoding molecular chaperone DnaJ, with the protein MSTKDFVEKDYYKVLGVPKDATEAEIKKAYRKLAREFHPDANKGDASAEERFKEISEANDILGDAKKRKEYDEARALFGNGGFRPGPGGAGGSFNFDLGDLFGGTQPGGAGGGFGGGLGDVFGGLFNRGGAGPGAGTRTQPRRGQDIESEVTLSFTEAVDGATVPLRMSSQAPCKACSGTGDKNGTPRVCPTCVGTGQVSRGSGGGFSLTDPCADCKGRGLIAETPCDVCKGSGRARSSRTMQVRIPAGVFDGQRIRLRGKGAPGERGGPAGDLYVVVHVGSHPVFGRKDDNLTVTVPVTIAEAALGAEIKVPTLNGPPVTLKLPPGTPGGRTMRARGKGAVRKDGTRGDLLVTVEVAVPAELSDKAREALEMYRDATGSEDPRAALFESAKGA; encoded by the coding sequence ATGAGCACGAAGGACTTCGTCGAGAAGGACTACTACAAGGTCCTCGGTGTCCCCAAGGACGCCACCGAGGCCGAGATCAAGAAGGCGTACCGGAAGCTCGCCCGCGAGTTCCACCCGGACGCCAACAAGGGCGACGCCTCGGCCGAGGAGCGCTTCAAGGAGATCTCCGAGGCGAACGACATCCTCGGGGACGCGAAGAAGCGCAAGGAGTACGACGAGGCGCGCGCGCTGTTCGGGAACGGCGGCTTCCGCCCCGGGCCCGGCGGGGCCGGCGGTTCGTTCAACTTCGACCTCGGTGACCTCTTCGGCGGCACGCAGCCGGGCGGCGCGGGCGGCGGCTTCGGCGGCGGCCTCGGTGACGTCTTCGGCGGCCTGTTCAACCGCGGCGGCGCGGGCCCCGGTGCGGGAACCCGCACCCAGCCCCGCCGCGGCCAGGACATCGAGTCGGAGGTCACCCTCTCCTTCACGGAGGCGGTGGACGGGGCCACGGTCCCGCTGCGGATGTCCTCGCAGGCGCCCTGCAAGGCCTGTTCGGGCACCGGCGACAAGAACGGCACCCCCCGGGTGTGCCCGACCTGCGTCGGTACGGGCCAGGTCTCGCGGGGCAGCGGCGGCGGCTTCTCGCTGACCGACCCCTGCGCGGACTGCAAGGGCCGCGGCCTGATCGCCGAGACCCCCTGTGACGTCTGCAAGGGCAGCGGCCGGGCCCGCAGCTCCCGCACCATGCAGGTCCGGATCCCGGCGGGCGTCTTCGACGGCCAGCGGATCCGGCTGCGCGGCAAGGGCGCCCCGGGTGAGCGCGGTGGTCCCGCCGGCGACCTGTACGTGGTCGTCCACGTCGGCAGCCACCCCGTGTTCGGCCGCAAGGACGACAACCTGACGGTGACCGTCCCGGTGACGATCGCGGAGGCGGCACTCGGCGCCGAGATCAAGGTGCCGACGCTGAACGGTCCCCCGGTCACGCTGAAGCTGCCGCCGGGCACGCCCGGCGGCCGTACGATGCGCGCCCGGGGCAAGGGTGCGGTCCGCAAGGACGGCACCCGCGGAGACCTGCTGGTGACGGTCGAGGTGGCCGTCCCGGCGGAACTGTCGGACAAGGCCCGCGAGGCGCTGGAGATGTACCGCGACGCGACCGGGTCCGAGGACCCGCGTGCCGCGCTGTTCGAGTCCGCGAAGGGAGCATGA
- a CDS encoding heat shock protein transcriptional repressor HspR produces MDGRRRNPYQLTDETPVYVISVAAQLSGLHPQTLRQYDRLGLVSPDRTAGRGRRYSARDIELLRTVQALSQDEGINLAGIKRIIELENQVAALQQRVAELSTAVDGAAAALRAREAQVHASYRRDLVPYQPPQPGSALVVWRPKRPKD; encoded by the coding sequence ATGGACGGCCGCCGCAGGAACCCGTACCAACTGACCGATGAGACACCGGTCTACGTGATCTCGGTGGCCGCCCAGCTCTCGGGTCTGCATCCGCAGACCCTGCGCCAGTACGACCGCCTCGGGCTGGTCTCACCGGACCGGACGGCGGGCCGCGGACGTCGGTATTCGGCCAGGGACATCGAGCTGCTCCGCACCGTGCAGGCGCTGTCCCAGGACGAGGGCATCAACCTGGCGGGGATCAAGCGGATCATCGAGCTCGAGAACCAGGTCGCGGCGCTCCAGCAGCGCGTGGCCGAGCTGTCCACCGCTGTGGACGGCGCGGCCGCCGCCCTGCGGGCAAGGGAAGCGCAGGTCCACGCCTCGTACCGGCGTGACCTGGTGCCGTACCAGCCGCCGCAGCCCGGCAGCGCCCTGGTCGTCTGGCGCCCCAAGCGCCCGAAGGACTGA